One Streptomyces coeruleorubidus DNA segment encodes these proteins:
- a CDS encoding RNA polymerase-binding protein RbpA — translation MSERALRGTRLVVTSYETDRGIDLAPRQAVEYACEKGHRFEMPFSVEAEIPPEWECKVCGAQALLVDGDGPEEKKAKPARTHWDMLMERRTREELEEVLEERLAVLRSGAMNIAVHPRDSRKSA, via the coding sequence ATGAGTGAGCGAGCTCTTCGCGGCACGCGCCTCGTGGTGACCAGCTACGAGACGGACCGCGGCATCGACCTGGCCCCGCGCCAGGCCGTGGAGTACGCATGCGAGAAAGGGCACCGGTTTGAGATGCCCTTCTCGGTCGAGGCGGAGATCCCGCCGGAGTGGGAGTGCAAGGTCTGCGGGGCCCAGGCACTCCTCGTGGACGGCGATGGCCCGGAAGAGAAGAAGGCCAAGCCCGCGCGTACGCATTGGGACATGCTGATGGAGCGGCGCACCCGTGAGGAACTCGAAGAGGTCCTCGAGGAGCGCCTGGCGGTTCTGCGCTCCGGTGCGATGAACATCGCGGTTCATCCGCGAGACAGCCGCAAGTCGGCGTAA
- the fxsA gene encoding FxsA family membrane protein encodes MTTGAQTPRYPARPRRSRLRTFLPLGIAAWLVLEIWLLTLVAGASSGLAVFLVLLVGFILGSVVIKRAGRRAFRNLSEALQQQQSGVMPAAARPNSEGNGLMMLGGLLLMIPGLVSDAVGLLLLLPPVQKAVSRSAERTFERKLREADPGTLGGAFQQARMYRPDGKVVQGEVIRDEPGDTPQEPRPPLTH; translated from the coding sequence ATGACGACTGGCGCTCAGACTCCCAGGTACCCCGCCCGGCCCCGGCGCTCCCGGCTGCGCACGTTCCTGCCGTTGGGCATCGCCGCGTGGCTCGTGCTGGAGATCTGGCTGCTGACACTGGTCGCGGGGGCGTCGAGCGGGCTGGCGGTCTTCCTCGTCCTGCTGGTGGGCTTCATCCTCGGCTCGGTCGTCATCAAGCGGGCCGGCCGGCGGGCCTTCCGCAACCTCTCCGAGGCGCTGCAACAGCAGCAGAGCGGCGTGATGCCCGCGGCGGCCCGGCCGAACAGCGAGGGCAACGGCCTGATGATGCTGGGCGGACTGCTGCTCATGATCCCCGGCCTGGTATCGGACGCGGTGGGCCTGCTCCTGCTGCTGCCCCCGGTCCAGAAGGCCGTGAGCCGCTCCGCCGAGCGCACCTTCGAGCGCAAGCTCCGCGAGGCCGATCCGGGCACCCTGGGCGGCGCCTTCCAGCAGGCCCGTATGTACCGGCCCGACGGCAAGGTCGTCCAGGGCGAGGTCATCAGGGACGAGCCGGGCGACACGCCGCAGGAGCCGCGCCCGCCGCTGACGCACTGA